The genomic region GTGATACCATTTCTTCAATAGCAATAGAGACCGCGACTGGCACAAAATGGATTGGAACCGATGGTGGGTTGGCAAAATTTGACGGCACTAACTGGACCGTTTTTAATGTAGGGAATTCAGGTTTGCCGGATAATTTTGTTCGCTCAATAGCAATAGAGGACAGCATAAAATGGATTGGAACAAGTAACGGTGGTTTGGCAAAGTTTGACAACACTAACTGGACTGTGTATGACTCGATTAATTCGGACTTGCCTCATAATTGTGTTTGGTCAATAGCCGTAGATGCCGCGACTGGCGCAAAATGGATTGGAACGGGTGGCGGCTTAGCGAAGTTTGATAACACAAACTGGACTGTTTATAATACAAGTTCAGGGTTGCCGGATAATAACGTTCATTCAATAGCTCTGGAAGGCGGCACAAAATGGATTGGAACCGATGGCGGTTTGGCAAAGTTTGATAACACTAACTGGACTGTTTACGATATATGGAATTCAGGATTACCCAATATCGCCGTTACTTCAATAGCCCTGGAAGGCACCATAAAATGGATTGGCACTAGCGGCGGTGGCTTAGCTAGTTATTCCGAACAAGGAGTGGAAGAAGAACGACAGCCGTCAGCGAGTCCCCCTCAGGCGGATCAGTTGTCAGTTATAAAAAATAAGATTTATTTGTCCGTTCCTAATAACGAATACACGAATACACTATTAACTATTTACGACCTCTGTGGACGACCAAAAGAGACTCTCTATTCCGGTACACTAAGCAAAGGCGATTACACCTTCACGCCGAACATCCACAAAAGCGGAATTTATTTTGTGAGGCTAACGGCAGTTTGTCATTCTGACACTGAACGAAGTGAAGGGGAAGAATCTAATATAATAACAGAAACAAAGAAACTAATTCTAGTAAAATAAAGGGGAAATCAAAAACACTGATAAGTTAGACTCCCGCGGAGCGGGAAAAGTCCAACTAAGAAAAAATGATATATTTATTAATTATTTTTTGCGCATGGGAAAAACAAATACAAACCGATTGGATGGGCGGGCCGGGAACCTCCGGACCTGTAACTAATTGGAATGCACAATACTATGAAAAAGATAGTGTTAGTACTGCCAATAAAGGCCAGGTTTCATTAATAGCTACAAGTCTGGACTATACAAGTACGGGCTGGGTGAAACATGTTGTGGAAAACAATCCCGGGCTATTGCCACTCGAACAGGGGCTAATGCCTGCCGACATAAATGGCGATGGAATAAAAGATTTAGTTGCGCATTCTTGTGATGATGTTGTTTGGTATGAAAACTCGGGTTTGTATAATTTTACTAAAAAAGTTATAAGCAGCGCTAATCATGGGATGAGTGCAAGCGCATGCGTACATCCCTGTGACATAGATAAAGATGGAGACATAGACGTTTTGGTAGCTACCGATAGTGTCGGATTGGTATGGTTTAAAAATATGAACAAAGGGAAAGCATGGTCGTATAATATTCTGGATAATTCAATTGGTTATCATTGTGTATGGTCAGGAGATATGGACATTGACGGGGATATGGATATAATAGGCGTTGATAATAGCGGCGGAGAATTCTTTGGTGATATTTACCTTTTCCGGAATAATGGTTCGCAGGTTTTTAATAAGGAACTTGTTAAAGACTTCTCGACAAATGATGGCTATAGGGTTTATGTCGATGACTTTAATAACGATGGATATCCGGATATATATTGTGGTTGTTGGTATGTATATGTTTTTCTTAATAATGGTACAGGAATTTTTACACAATCTTTTTGTACTGATAGTATGGGAACGATTGACGGAACTTGGGCATCAGATATAGATATGGATGGCGATAAAGATATAATATGTAATTCCTATTATGATACATGGGGAATACTTAATAATGGTACCGGGAATAACTTTGAGGTTAGAAAATTAATGACTGGTTCCGGTGATTATGGGGATGTGCTTACAGCAGGCGATATAGACTTAGACGGTTTCCCCGATATAGCAGAATCTCTTTATAGAATCGGATGGTTTCGTCAGGATCCAAACAACCCTATGACATTTATAACTTATAATATTGATAGCGTAACTTATGGTTATGGTTCTTCTCATTGGTTATACATAGCTTCCTTAAACGATAAATGTATTCCGAGTATGGACATATTAGTAAGCAACGGGACGGAGCATATAGTTTACGAAAACAAGATGATTAAAAGATTCGCAAAAGTGGGAACTCTTACTTCATCAATACTTGAGCTATCAGACACACTCAAGCAACTTAAATATTTTGGATGGAATGCCTGCGTGCCCGGAGATTCAACTCTTGCTTTCTGGTGCAGGGCGGATAGTTCAAGCAGTGGAATAAACAGTCAGGGATGGACCGGGCCTTATTATGCGACAAACAATATTGACAGCGTAGCAGTCTCGCCCGCATTCTGTGTTCGTTATTTCCAGTATAAAGTAGAGTTTGCATCTCAAGATACGCCAATAGACATTCCGGTGTTATACGAAGTATCGGTAAGTTATGATACCTGCAGCGGTGGATACGTGGAAGAAACAAAAACAGCTACAAAACTATCATTAGAAATAATCGGGAATAAAATTATGCTGTCCCCGGGCAAAAGGATTGATGATGCAGAACTTTGTATATATAACATTGCGGGAGAATTTGTGCAAACTCTTTATAAAGGAGAACTGGAAGATAAAACATATACTTTTACTCCCGAACTAAAAAGAAAAGGCGTTTATCTTGTAACGTGCAAATGTGACGGGAATACAAAAACGGTAAAGTTTGTTAAAGTGAAATGATGAAATAAAGTAGGAGGCAAGATGAAAAAATATTTGATTTTATTTATTGTTGTTACGGGAACAAACTTATTTGCGGATGAGATGATAGTTAATGGCGGTTTTGATATGTCGCCGTGGGATACGGGATGGACAAACACAGTAGAACATATTGGAGGGGTAAAGCAATGCGATACGACATATTGTTCATCCTCAAGAAGTTGTTTTATATCTGTAGTGGGATATATACCTTCCGGTCCATACTCTAAAGTAACTATGTCCCAAACTATAAAGCCGACAACGTCCTGCACGTGTACGGTTATGCTTAAATATAGAGAAATAATAGACTATTCGACGTTTATCCGCTATATATCTATTTCTGTTACCATAAATGGTAAAGACACCACGATACATGAAATACCAAGAAACTATGGCGGTGAAATCGGGGAAAATATGGTATGGACTCAATTCCGAAGAGGTTATACGGACAAGGATACTATAACCCGAATTAAATTTTTGGTATACGTAGAGTCTCCTACTAGCTCATCATATATGAACAAAGTGTATCTTTGGATAGACGATGTTTCCATAGCAGGCGCTCCAGTTGTGGGTATAGAAGAACCTTCACAGGGTAGCTTGAAGCCTCCGCTTCAAGCTCTTGATTTTAAAATTATAAAAAATAAAATTTCCCTCTCTCTTCCTAATGACTATTATCCTAATATACTATTAACTATTTATGATTTAAGTGGAAGACCAAAAGAGACCGTCTATTCCGGCACACTATCCAAAGGCGATTACACCTTCACGCCGAGTATTAAAAAAAGCGGTGTGTACTTTGTGAGACTGAGTACTAATGATTTTACAGAAACGAAAAAACTTGTTCTAATAAAATAACGGTAAGAATATGCACAACATTATATTATTTGTCTTGCTTGTCATAAAAACCCAGACGGATTGGGGTAGCGGCCCCGGCACTCTAGGTCCCGTTAATAACTGGAAACACGCTTTCTCCCAACAGAATAACATAACCTGCAATATCCACGGACAACTATCCCCCGTCGCAACATCAACAAATCCTACAGCATGGATTAAACATACAATAGACCAGCAGAATACTTATATTGACGGGTCAAATGCTTTAACTTGCGGCGATTTTGATAACGATAACGATAATGATATTGTAGGAGTGAGGAAAGATTCTCTTGTATTTTATGAAAATAAAACAGACACGTTTGTTAAAAAAAGTTTGTTCCCTTTGTCGGTTGGATGGGGCGCTTCCGTTAATGATATAAACAATGATGGAAGGTTAGATGTCGTGGTTTCTCAACAAAACATCGGAATAAGTTGGTTTGAAAATTTAGGTGGTTTTAATTTTTCTCAACATACAATATCAACGGGTGCTTCTGTTGGCGGGCTTTCTTGCGAAACAGGAGACATAAATAATGATGGCACAATTGATATCGTTACTACAGGATTCCCACATTCAACTGGATCAATTGGGATTTGGGCAAATAATGGAAGCGGTGGTTTTACAAATGCACAAACTATATCGAAAAGTTCATGGAGAGTAAAATTAGATGATTTAGACAATGATGGCGATTTAGACCTTATTAGTGCAAATTATCCGGAAGGGACATGGATTTACTTAAATAACGGAACCGCCCATTTTGATTCTGTTGCTTTTATAAACAGTAATGGGGTTGATGGTGTGTGGAGCAGGGATTTTGACAATGACGGTGATGTGGATATAATAACGGGAGAATTCGGGAATTCAGGACAAAATTTTATTCATTGGTGGGAAAATGACGGCACAGGAATTAATTATACGTCACATATAGTATATAGCGGCTCATCCTGGCGATATGGAGACGGATGTTTTACCGAAGATATTGATATGGATGGCAAAACGGATGTTGTTTCCGGATTTACCCAATTGGCTTTTTTTAAGCAAAATAATATTAATAATTTTACTGAAAATTATATATGCGGTGTGTTTTCGGATACCCATTGGATGATACCTCTTTCCAAAGGAAAATGTTTCCCCTGCGTAGATATCCTTTTTTCTTGTACGGGGTATTTCTTGTGGTACGAAAATAATATGATTAACCAATTCGCGGACTCCTCTTATCTCGAGTCTTCTATCCTCAATTCTACCTGTGACGCAAATTGGCTTAAATTCGGATATACCGTTTGTTCACCCTTTGACAGCTCTCTGATGTTTCAATTCAGAAGCGGAAATACCGTTGCCGAAATTACAGGCAACAACTGGAGCGCGCCTCTATGCGTTAGCTCCGGGACCGAAAAAGATTCCGTCAGCCTCGCCCCTTACATCACAAGCAGGGATTCCTTGTTCCAATACCGCGTAAATTTGTTTGGCAGGAATAAAGACGCTGGCGTGCTTTATGAAGTATGGACAGAATTCGAATGCGGCGGCGCAATAGAAGAAAAAAACACACCATTAAAAGTTGACCCCGGAAAAGCTTTGAAAATCATAAATGATAAAATATGTTACTCACTCACTCGCGAAAGTGATGTGTCTTTAAAAATATACGGGATAGACGGGAGACTGGTAAAATCCTTTGTATTACGCAAATCCTCCCCGGGCGAACATTCTATGAATGTGCCTCGTCTGAATAAAGGAATTTATTTTGTTCTCCTGACAACAGAAGGCAAAACCACAACCGCAAAATTCGTAATTGCCGGAAATAAATAGTAAATGAAGGCAATGAAAGAACTTTAATAAGGATGAAATGTTAACCATTTTTCTTATCTGTCTTTTCAACTTGCCCGGCGAATGGCTCAAATTCCACCACGACCTCCAGAACACCGGTTTTCAATCTGAACTCAAAGGATGCTTAACTACTGACTCCGTCAGAATCAAATGGGAAACTTCTAATATTGGATTCTCTAAATTTGTAATTGTAGATATAAATAATGACAGTACCCCTGAAATAATTTCCGGTAACTTAGACTGCAACGTATATACCTTCAACGGGGAAAACGGTTCAATAATATGGAGCTATACAACGGGAGGACCTATATGGTCTACCCCCGCAATTGCAGATTTGGATAACGACACTGCCCTCGAAGTAGTCGTTGGCTCCTACGATAGTCAAGTTTATGCCATCAACGGCGAAGATGGCTCTCTCCTCTGGAGCTACCCGACAAACGGTTTCTTGCACTCTTCCCCCGCGATTGCCGATTTGGATAACGACGCTAAACCCGAAGTCATTATTGCTTCTATGGATAATAACATTTACGCCCTCAACGGCGAAGACGGCTCTTTGCTCTGGACCGATACGACCGGAGGAAGCATTTATTCTTCCCCCGCGATTGCCGATTTGGATAACGATACTAAACCCGAAATAGTTGTTGGCTCTAATGATAACAACCTTTATGCCCTTAACGGTGAAGACGGTTCTGTGCTCTGGAGCTATCCAACGGCGAATTCCGTTTACTCTTCTCCCGCGATTGCAAATTTGGATAACGATACGACGCTTGAAGTAGTTTTTGGCTCATACGATAATAATCTTTACACCCTAAACGGCGAAGACGGATCTCTATTATGGAGCGATACGACAGGAGGTTGCATAAGCGTTTCCCCGGCAATTGCAGATTTGGATAACGATACTAAACCTGAAATAGTTTTTGGTTCGGATGATAATAAACTTTACACTGTCAATGGCGAAGATGGCTCAATCCTCTGGAGTTATACGACAGGAGATGCCGTAGAGTCTTCGCCTGCAATCGCAGATGTGGATGGCGATAACAAACCTGAAATCGTATTCGCCTCTAACGATACAATAATATATGGACTCAACGATGACGGAACTCTTTTATGGAGTTTTAGCAATAATTCTGCCGGAGACAGCGACCCCTCAATCGGAGACGTAGACGGGGATGGCTTGTTAGAAGTGGTAATCGGGGGAACGGGTTACTTAAAAGTTCTGGACGGAGAATGTATAGCCGCAGTTCAGGAAAAAACTGATTCCAAAGAAACGCTTAAACTATACGCGCAATTCTCTAACCATAAAATACTTTTCAAATATTCCATACCAAAGAAATCCGACGTATGTTTACGAATATATAACACTGCAGGTGAACTCGTTAAAACTCTTCTTAGCACAAATAACGTCCCCGGCGAATACAAGACAGAATGGACACCGACAGGATTTTCCTCCGGCATATACCTTGCAAGACTCTCCGCCTGCGGAACAAACTGCGCGTCAAAAATAGTAATTGTGAAGTGAGGAAGTTAGTAACAATCCCCTTCTCCCAGTCTCATACAAGTCTCTTCCAATCCCTGTTTCAATTCTTTCTGTCTTCCGTTTCTGTTTCTGATCTTCTGGTATCCTGATAACCTGATACCCCCACCTGTGGAAGATGGAACATCCCGCTCTGTCGAAGATCTCGCCGTGGGCGGAGCGGCGACTGAGCGTAGGGAAGAATCTAATATAATAACAGAGACAAAAAAACTGATTCTAGTGAAATAGTAATAACTGTAAGAAATGTAAAAACTGTAATAGATAGTAACAGAGAAACTGATATTGGTAAAATGAAAGGGTGAACTCTAAGTAGTTCATCCCTTATTCTAATAAAATAATATTTGTAGGGGGCTCTCTCTCCGT from bacterium harbors:
- a CDS encoding PQQ-binding-like beta-propeller repeat protein, with translation MLTIFLICLFNLPGEWLKFHHDLQNTGFQSELKGCLTTDSVRIKWETSNIGFSKFVIVDINNDSTPEIISGNLDCNVYTFNGENGSIIWSYTTGGPIWSTPAIADLDNDTALEVVVGSYDSQVYAINGEDGSLLWSYPTNGFLHSSPAIADLDNDAKPEVIIASMDNNIYALNGEDGSLLWTDTTGGSIYSSPAIADLDNDTKPEIVVGSNDNNLYALNGEDGSVLWSYPTANSVYSSPAIANLDNDTTLEVVFGSYDNNLYTLNGEDGSLLWSDTTGGCISVSPAIADLDNDTKPEIVFGSDDNKLYTVNGEDGSILWSYTTGDAVESSPAIADVDGDNKPEIVFASNDTIIYGLNDDGTLLWSFSNNSAGDSDPSIGDVDGDGLLEVVIGGTGYLKVLDGECIAAVQEKTDSKETLKLYAQFSNHKILFKYSIPKKSDVCLRIYNTAGELVKTLLSTNNVPGEYKTEWTPTGFSSGIYLARLSACGTNCASKIVIVK
- a CDS encoding T9SS type A sorting domain-containing protein, producing the protein MIYLLIIFCAWEKQIQTDWMGGPGTSGPVTNWNAQYYEKDSVSTANKGQVSLIATSLDYTSTGWVKHVVENNPGLLPLEQGLMPADINGDGIKDLVAHSCDDVVWYENSGLYNFTKKVISSANHGMSASACVHPCDIDKDGDIDVLVATDSVGLVWFKNMNKGKAWSYNILDNSIGYHCVWSGDMDIDGDMDIIGVDNSGGEFFGDIYLFRNNGSQVFNKELVKDFSTNDGYRVYVDDFNNDGYPDIYCGCWYVYVFLNNGTGIFTQSFCTDSMGTIDGTWASDIDMDGDKDIICNSYYDTWGILNNGTGNNFEVRKLMTGSGDYGDVLTAGDIDLDGFPDIAESLYRIGWFRQDPNNPMTFITYNIDSVTYGYGSSHWLYIASLNDKCIPSMDILVSNGTEHIVYENKMIKRFAKVGTLTSSILELSDTLKQLKYFGWNACVPGDSTLAFWCRADSSSSGINSQGWTGPYYATNNIDSVAVSPAFCVRYFQYKVEFASQDTPIDIPVLYEVSVSYDTCSGGYVEETKTATKLSLEIIGNKIMLSPGKRIDDAELCIYNIAGEFVQTLYKGELEDKTYTFTPELKRKGVYLVTCKCDGNTKTVKFVKVK
- a CDS encoding FG-GAP-like repeat-containing protein, giving the protein MHNIILFVLLVIKTQTDWGSGPGTLGPVNNWKHAFSQQNNITCNIHGQLSPVATSTNPTAWIKHTIDQQNTYIDGSNALTCGDFDNDNDNDIVGVRKDSLVFYENKTDTFVKKSLFPLSVGWGASVNDINNDGRLDVVVSQQNIGISWFENLGGFNFSQHTISTGASVGGLSCETGDINNDGTIDIVTTGFPHSTGSIGIWANNGSGGFTNAQTISKSSWRVKLDDLDNDGDLDLISANYPEGTWIYLNNGTAHFDSVAFINSNGVDGVWSRDFDNDGDVDIITGEFGNSGQNFIHWWENDGTGINYTSHIVYSGSSWRYGDGCFTEDIDMDGKTDVVSGFTQLAFFKQNNINNFTENYICGVFSDTHWMIPLSKGKCFPCVDILFSCTGYFLWYENNMINQFADSSYLESSILNSTCDANWLKFGYTVCSPFDSSLMFQFRSGNTVAEITGNNWSAPLCVSSGTEKDSVSLAPYITSRDSLFQYRVNLFGRNKDAGVLYEVWTEFECGGAIEEKNTPLKVDPGKALKIINDKICYSLTRESDVSLKIYGIDGRLVKSFVLRKSSPGEHSMNVPRLNKGIYFVLLTTEGKTTTAKFVIAGNK
- a CDS encoding T9SS type A sorting domain-containing protein; protein product: MKKYLILFIVVTGTNLFADEMIVNGGFDMSPWDTGWTNTVEHIGGVKQCDTTYCSSSRSCFISVVGYIPSGPYSKVTMSQTIKPTTSCTCTVMLKYREIIDYSTFIRYISISVTINGKDTTIHEIPRNYGGEIGENMVWTQFRRGYTDKDTITRIKFLVYVESPTSSSYMNKVYLWIDDVSIAGAPVVGIEEPSQGSLKPPLQALDFKIIKNKISLSLPNDYYPNILLTIYDLSGRPKETVYSGTLSKGDYTFTPSIKKSGVYFVRLSTNDFTETKKLVLIK